In one window of Bacteriovorax sp. BAL6_X DNA:
- a CDS encoding serine protease: MKIRFRTLSLLITFFITFNAHAKLCSEEQEMSSLQNITRIMQEMSKDEIYITNIMDLRQERIRIYITQVNRIEQTCSSPSIYRAIIKLYENINYPSVYLKYVLSNQRKDLEIKEYVVGDEWNRTHIGEDDTPDVEELKSSILITGLGIVNTAKKLTLKNVGTAFYLGKFEGEHLVATAAHVIDRENFNDMLFHFITGPKFSLKAKKLIFFSDDIDFAIVSIDIEDKESVLMETVSAVKLNFDKVAEEGTLLTTIGFGFFDNERLGVARYENSNDCQIIFGDDKVKKLDKVFSIATGCDASGGDSGSPIVDRNTGELIGVMTRIRTEKIGLTSKQLIEEKEENISSIWNDASFATSMKYIKRELEKEENSLIKSLLESNE, translated from the coding sequence TTGAAAATTCGCTTTAGAACATTATCACTGCTGATCACTTTTTTTATCACTTTCAATGCTCATGCAAAACTATGTAGTGAAGAGCAGGAGATGTCTTCTCTGCAGAATATTACAAGAATAATGCAAGAGATGAGTAAAGATGAGATTTATATCACGAATATAATGGACTTAAGGCAAGAGCGTATTAGGATCTATATAACGCAGGTTAATCGTATTGAGCAAACTTGCTCTTCACCTTCAATCTATAGGGCAATTATTAAGCTATATGAAAATATCAACTATCCTAGCGTTTACTTAAAATATGTTCTTTCAAATCAAAGAAAGGATTTAGAAATTAAAGAATATGTAGTTGGTGATGAATGGAATCGTACTCATATTGGAGAAGATGACACTCCAGATGTTGAAGAGCTTAAGAGTTCAATCCTTATCACCGGTCTTGGTATCGTGAATACAGCAAAGAAGTTGACGCTTAAGAATGTCGGAACGGCATTCTATCTTGGTAAGTTTGAAGGTGAGCACCTTGTTGCAACGGCTGCTCATGTAATTGATCGCGAAAATTTTAATGATATGCTCTTTCATTTTATTACAGGGCCAAAATTCTCATTGAAAGCTAAAAAGTTGATCTTTTTTAGTGATGATATTGATTTTGCAATTGTTTCTATCGATATAGAAGATAAAGAATCAGTACTAATGGAAACTGTTTCTGCAGTTAAGCTTAACTTCGATAAAGTAGCTGAAGAGGGAACGCTTCTAACAACGATTGGTTTTGGATTCTTTGATAATGAAAGGCTAGGAGTTGCTCGCTATGAAAACTCTAACGACTGCCAGATCATCTTTGGTGATGATAAAGTCAAAAAACTTGATAAGGTCTTCTCAATTGCAACAGGCTGTGATGCTTCTGGTGGAGACTCTGGGTCTCCAATCGTTGACCGTAATACTGGAGAGCTAATTGGAGTGATGACTAGGATTCGAACTGAAAAAATTGGACTTACTTCAAAGCAATTGATTGAAGAAAAAGAAGAGAATATTTCTAGCATTTGGAATGATGCAAGCTTTGCAACTTCGATGAAGTATATAAAACGTGAACTAGAAAAAGAAGAAAACTCACTTATTAAGTCTTTATTGGAAAGTAATGAATAA
- a CDS encoding HAMP domain-containing sensor histidine kinase: MNISNKAVHAYINYIVENNDDPRSFFEALGYDYSIVSDEKKYMTWNDYRLITESLNDKYDKFYEGMTKHGLTNKYVKRVLDILSRMISFRFVGDFILKYSFKTFYTDAVKIELVETGKISFDIKLTFDRPEDIFPVFVDMYRTVFLALPKMVSESMSWDVEISQNENVLIYHVDEYSSAPSIFATIQIFILRLFKLDKYYKNLIIENLQHNNELERANLELEMAEKKIREAHKEVLLANRIISHDIANKMLIVEHVKRLIARGEIEKANQKLDIYYKSVKAIIENTRNVVDDNLNSFNMTEFPIKEMLEELIFEYQDQASEKNIKLVLDSNIDTQFSIRTNKEALKDSVLGNILQNAIKFSPENSEVKFKLEVTGNEFFLSCKDHGIGIEASLVNEINRNEDKIFKSTVGTHGEKGRGLGLFIIRKVCRELGLDVRFVSELGNGTKVIISQPYKC; encoded by the coding sequence TTGAATATTAGTAATAAAGCAGTCCATGCATACATTAATTACATCGTCGAAAATAATGATGACCCAAGGTCTTTCTTTGAAGCTTTAGGTTATGACTATTCTATTGTTAGTGATGAAAAAAAGTATATGACATGGAATGATTACCGTCTCATTACAGAATCACTTAATGACAAATACGATAAGTTCTATGAAGGAATGACGAAGCACGGGCTGACAAATAAGTACGTCAAACGTGTCCTTGATATCCTCTCTAGAATGATTAGCTTTCGTTTTGTTGGTGACTTCATTTTAAAATATTCTTTTAAAACATTCTATACTGATGCTGTGAAGATTGAGCTCGTTGAAACAGGAAAGATTTCTTTTGATATCAAGCTCACTTTTGATCGACCTGAAGATATTTTCCCTGTCTTTGTGGATATGTATCGAACCGTCTTCTTGGCCCTACCAAAAATGGTTTCAGAATCAATGTCTTGGGATGTGGAGATATCTCAAAATGAGAATGTCTTGATATACCACGTTGATGAGTATTCAAGTGCACCGTCTATTTTTGCTACTATTCAGATATTTATTTTAAGACTATTTAAACTCGATAAATATTATAAGAATCTTATTATTGAAAACCTTCAGCATAATAACGAATTGGAACGAGCAAATCTTGAGCTAGAGATGGCCGAAAAAAAGATACGTGAGGCCCATAAAGAAGTTTTACTCGCCAATCGTATTATTAGCCATGATATCGCAAATAAGATGCTTATCGTTGAACATGTGAAAAGACTTATCGCTCGTGGCGAAATAGAAAAGGCCAATCAAAAATTGGATATCTACTATAAGTCTGTAAAGGCAATCATTGAAAATACGAGAAATGTTGTCGATGACAATTTAAATTCATTTAATATGACAGAGTTTCCTATCAAGGAAATGCTGGAAGAGCTTATTTTTGAATATCAGGATCAGGCATCAGAAAAGAATATCAAACTAGTTCTAGATTCAAATATTGATACACAATTTTCCATAAGAACAAATAAAGAAGCTCTAAAAGATAGTGTCTTAGGAAATATTCTTCAAAATGCGATTAAATTCTCTCCTGAAAACTCAGAAGTTAAATTCAAACTAGAAGTTACTGGAAATGAATTCTTCCTTTCTTGTAAAGACCACGGTATTGGTATTGAGGCAAGCTTAGTTAATGAAATCAATCGAAATGAAGATAAGATCTTTAAGAGTACGGTTGGAACACATGGTGAGAAGGGAAGAGGACTTGGCCTATTCATTATTAGAAAGGTTTGTCGTGAACTAGGACTAGATGTTCGCTTCGTTTCTGAACTCGGAAATGGAACAAAGGTCATTATCTCACAACCATACAAATGTTGA
- a CDS encoding GNAT family N-acetyltransferase, with protein sequence MNKQSLDFLYEGSALVRFCKGKNISVPKEFSVLRKRDIKESLTDQSKHTRYSLKRPKYLYQFFPSNDIGIKIIRVDVLIAPKWSIDKTKAMVEDAFQNVKRIKRAHFYVPVKSQIYNQLIELGGRSRGQELLATTDDGLKYLSQYEYDNDVKVVKLSKKYRDEIADIEYLAHKYSKSSRCENFPRKMFLWFVDHLIENKVEALVAVEDGRAIGFIVPSITKARIGHIMSVSVHPDDQGRGVSKLLYYEAMKYFKKNKIRVYAGVSSTNEVLAFSKKLKRKPIYAYLELVRK encoded by the coding sequence ATGAATAAGCAGAGTCTCGACTTTCTATATGAAGGATCTGCTCTTGTTAGATTTTGTAAGGGTAAGAATATTTCTGTACCAAAAGAATTCTCTGTTTTACGTAAAAGAGATATTAAGGAAAGTCTTACAGATCAATCTAAACATACTCGTTATAGTCTAAAGAGACCGAAGTATCTATATCAATTCTTTCCTTCAAATGATATCGGAATTAAAATTATTAGAGTAGATGTCTTAATTGCTCCTAAATGGTCGATAGATAAAACTAAGGCCATGGTTGAAGATGCCTTTCAAAATGTTAAGCGTATCAAAAGAGCTCATTTTTATGTTCCGGTAAAGTCTCAGATTTATAACCAGCTCATTGAGCTCGGTGGCCGTAGTCGTGGACAAGAATTATTGGCAACTACTGATGATGGCCTCAAGTACTTATCTCAATATGAATATGATAATGATGTAAAGGTTGTTAAACTTAGTAAGAAGTATAGAGATGAAATTGCTGATATCGAATATTTAGCACATAAATATAGCAAGAGTTCTCGTTGTGAAAATTTCCCACGTAAGATGTTTTTGTGGTTTGTTGACCATTTAATTGAGAATAAGGTTGAGGCCCTTGTCGCAGTAGAAGATGGCAGGGCAATCGGTTTTATTGTTCCAAGTATTACAAAAGCTAGAATTGGTCATATTATGTCGGTCTCTGTACATCCTGATGATCAGGGACGTGGTGTCTCAAAGCTTTTATATTATGAGGCAATGAAGTACTTTAAGAAGAATAAAATTAGAGTTTACGCAGGCGTTTCCTCAACGAATGAGGTTTTAGCTTTCTCAAAAAAGCTCAAACGCAAACCTATATATGCTTATCTGGAGCTAGTTCGAAAGTAA
- a CDS encoding DEAD/DEAH box helicase, producing the protein MTCFRSLNLSASTLNALEKIGFKVATPIQEKSIPALLEGRDLLGIAQTGTGKTAAFSLPIIERLNKNRKEIAPNHCRAIILAPTRELATQINDSVVSFAKGTKITSVLIIGGVSNEPQKKSMSLGADIVIATPGRFIDLMNDGIIKVSHAEFFVLDEADMMLDMGFYEGVNDIANKAPDSRQTILLSATMPKQIEKLANSILKNPIKVEITPESSTVDKIKQSVYFTLAENKNFLLLSLLEDQTNSRILIFCKAKYAVAEIVELLNRSEVSVGEIHSNLTQGQRNQSIEDFTNGKIRVLVATDIASRGIDIDAVDMVINYNMPEDATYYVHRIGRTARAQREGSALSLCSEKDLPFLRNVEKLIGLKISRVTDHPFHHDYPVSKPKSKRRFRGRRRR; encoded by the coding sequence ATGACCTGTTTTCGTTCATTAAATTTATCAGCTTCAACTCTTAATGCCCTTGAAAAAATTGGCTTCAAGGTCGCAACCCCAATTCAGGAAAAATCGATTCCGGCCTTACTAGAAGGTCGAGACTTACTAGGAATTGCTCAAACAGGAACAGGTAAAACAGCGGCCTTCTCCCTACCTATAATAGAAAGATTGAATAAGAATAGAAAAGAGATTGCACCTAATCATTGTCGCGCCATTATACTTGCTCCTACTAGAGAACTTGCCACTCAAATAAATGACAGTGTTGTATCATTCGCAAAAGGCACGAAGATAACTTCAGTTTTAATTATTGGAGGAGTAAGCAATGAACCACAAAAGAAATCAATGAGCTTAGGGGCCGATATTGTTATTGCAACTCCTGGGCGATTTATTGATCTTATGAATGATGGAATCATTAAAGTTTCACATGCGGAATTCTTTGTATTAGACGAGGCCGATATGATGCTTGATATGGGCTTTTATGAAGGAGTGAATGATATTGCAAATAAGGCACCTGATTCTCGCCAAACAATTCTTTTGTCGGCAACGATGCCAAAACAAATCGAAAAGCTCGCTAATTCAATTTTGAAGAATCCTATAAAGGTTGAAATTACACCGGAATCTTCTACTGTTGATAAGATTAAACAATCTGTTTATTTTACCTTGGCAGAGAATAAAAATTTTCTGCTCTTAAGTTTACTTGAGGACCAAACAAATTCTCGAATTCTTATTTTCTGTAAGGCCAAGTATGCTGTTGCAGAAATCGTCGAATTACTTAATCGTAGTGAAGTTAGCGTTGGCGAAATTCATAGTAATCTAACACAGGGACAGAGAAACCAGTCCATAGAAGACTTCACGAATGGCAAAATACGAGTCTTAGTTGCAACAGATATAGCCTCTCGAGGAATTGATATTGATGCTGTGGACATGGTCATAAATTATAATATGCCAGAAGATGCAACCTACTATGTTCACCGTATTGGGCGAACTGCAAGGGCGCAGAGAGAGGGGAGCGCCTTATCTCTATGTAGTGAAAAGGATCTACCATTTCTTAGGAATGTAGAGAAGTTGATTGGATTGAAAATTTCTCGAGTAACAGATCACCCTTTTCATCACGACTATCCGGTGTCTAAACCGAAATCAAAGAGACGATTTCGTGGACGTCGCCGGCGCTAA
- a CDS encoding class I SAM-dependent methyltransferase has translation MFFQNSDKKWKKVLAAPIDKQSKFLNKICKINKRDSLVLTERYFDGIDYPLMAEIFKSVKTIISRGEFDPSFRDLIYDRLLRIINIEHLYPEEYEEGNECNGDDDNVIFGENYHVYTACYDDLDLLISFINSRNDIKSVCDLGSGTGRALLYMALMMDKKLDYLGLELVDERVQFTNSVSKHFKLDHVKFQTCDFLENPEAFAGYDVYYLYDSVGTENVPRLVSHFKELIDSGSKFYLLFISGWDEIMLNSLDNLPGLKKLESHTSRKQEGRVVNFYCT, from the coding sequence ATGTTCTTTCAAAATTCTGATAAAAAATGGAAAAAGGTTCTTGCAGCACCTATCGATAAACAAAGTAAGTTTTTAAATAAAATATGCAAGATTAATAAACGAGACTCACTTGTTCTTACAGAGCGATACTTTGATGGTATTGACTATCCGCTAATGGCCGAAATTTTTAAATCTGTGAAGACGATCATTTCTCGTGGAGAATTTGACCCTAGTTTTCGTGACTTAATTTATGATCGACTTCTTCGTATTATTAATATTGAGCACCTGTATCCTGAAGAATATGAAGAGGGTAATGAATGTAATGGTGATGATGATAATGTGATTTTTGGAGAAAATTATCATGTATACACTGCTTGTTATGATGATCTTGACCTACTTATAAGTTTTATTAATTCTAGAAACGATATTAAGAGCGTATGCGATCTCGGTTCTGGTACTGGACGTGCACTTCTTTATATGGCACTTATGATGGATAAGAAGCTGGACTACTTAGGGCTTGAATTAGTCGATGAAAGAGTTCAGTTTACAAATTCTGTCTCTAAACATTTCAAACTAGATCACGTTAAATTTCAAACATGTGACTTCTTAGAAAATCCTGAAGCCTTCGCAGGGTATGATGTTTACTACCTTTATGATTCCGTCGGCACAGAGAATGTTCCAAGGTTAGTTTCACATTTTAAAGAACTAATTGATTCTGGATCTAAATTCTACTTACTCTTTATTTCTGGTTGGGATGAGATTATGCTAAATTCACTCGATAATCTCCCTGGCCTAAAAAAGCTAGAGTCTCATACAAGTCGTAAACAGGAAGGTCGTGTTGTTAACTTCTACTGTACTTAG
- a CDS encoding protein-L-isoaspartate O-methyltransferase, with translation MTELYKELQDRFIAQNTGFSKEVIDAYYSVPRHMFVPYLRDYPDKWITITEDNVEEYLSILYADHPLAIFGVEQVISTISQPSFVLTILDFLELKPGHKVFELGSGSGWNAALMGHIIGRYGRVISIEIIPDLVDRAKSCLDRLHIKNVKIIQGDGTEGYIDEAPYDRAIFTAGTYDLPAVFHKQLEDEAILIFVLKGDLNSDILYVLKKCDEEGCFISTKAVSCSFVPVSTTAKHKITEFNHPMALTNTLRIYPNNKEIDIPCRHMMKQNESTFVWL, from the coding sequence ATGACGGAACTATATAAAGAGCTTCAAGACCGTTTTATCGCTCAAAACACAGGGTTTTCGAAAGAAGTTATCGATGCCTACTATAGTGTTCCACGCCATATGTTCGTTCCATACCTGAGAGACTATCCTGATAAGTGGATCACCATTACAGAAGATAATGTGGAAGAATATCTATCCATACTTTATGCTGATCATCCCCTTGCTATTTTTGGAGTTGAACAAGTCATCTCCACGATTTCTCAGCCTTCATTTGTTTTAACGATTCTGGATTTTCTAGAGCTTAAGCCAGGGCACAAAGTTTTTGAACTAGGCTCAGGTAGTGGATGGAATGCGGCCCTGATGGGTCATATCATAGGAAGGTATGGACGAGTGATCAGTATTGAAATTATTCCCGATCTCGTAGATAGGGCCAAGTCTTGCTTAGATAGACTTCATATAAAGAACGTAAAGATTATACAAGGAGATGGAACAGAGGGATATATTGATGAAGCACCTTACGATAGAGCAATCTTTACAGCAGGTACTTATGATCTTCCGGCCGTCTTTCATAAGCAACTTGAAGATGAAGCTATTCTAATCTTTGTTCTCAAAGGTGATCTCAATTCTGATATTTTATATGTATTGAAGAAGTGCGATGAAGAAGGCTGTTTTATTTCGACAAAGGCAGTTTCCTGTAGTTTTGTTCCAGTGTCAACGACAGCAAAGCATAAAATCACTGAATTTAATCATCCAATGGCACTAACTAACACGTTGAGAATTTATCCAAATAATAAAGAGATCGATATTCCCTGTCGCCATATGATGAAACAGAATGAATCAACATTTGTATGGTTGTGA
- a CDS encoding carbohydrate kinase family protein, with product MYTFIGDAGFDDYTSVQERHLGGCSLNVATHFMRNSNSKATLIYPAASDGQAIINHCQKEGIQAIPLLRKGMTPIQFIETLEGGEKNFTEYKGGVLENFKFTKEELQLIKEFEGHIVCPLYTQILPFVDQLIEARPRAKFVFDFHDAQGFTIEKYLKEAELALFGLTPSHDLEFYLRDFVKAHKTSVLITRGAGEISFFNKYESISYTPQPIDVVVDSTGAGDAFLGAYLAHNNLEKASHYAKTILSVRGAGTNRDFEDL from the coding sequence ATGTACACCTTTATTGGCGATGCTGGCTTTGATGATTATACATCGGTACAAGAAAGACATCTTGGTGGTTGTTCTTTAAATGTGGCCACGCATTTTATGCGAAATTCAAATTCAAAAGCAACTCTAATCTATCCCGCAGCAAGTGATGGCCAAGCAATTATCAACCATTGTCAAAAAGAAGGAATTCAGGCCATACCACTTCTTCGAAAGGGAATGACTCCGATTCAATTTATCGAAACCTTGGAAGGTGGCGAAAAGAATTTCACTGAATACAAAGGTGGTGTCCTTGAAAACTTTAAATTCACCAAAGAAGAACTTCAATTAATTAAAGAGTTTGAAGGTCATATCGTCTGTCCTCTCTATACACAGATCCTTCCATTCGTAGACCAACTTATTGAAGCAAGACCTAGAGCAAAGTTTGTCTTTGATTTTCATGATGCCCAAGGGTTTACAATAGAAAAATATTTGAAAGAAGCAGAGTTGGCACTATTTGGACTAACACCAAGTCATGACCTTGAATTTTATCTTAGGGATTTTGTAAAAGCTCATAAAACATCAGTACTCATCACAAGAGGTGCCGGTGAAATTTCTTTCTTTAATAAGTATGAATCGATTAGCTATACTCCTCAACCGATTGATGTCGTAGTCGACTCCACTGGAGCTGGCGATGCATTCCTTGGCGCATACCTCGCCCACAACAACCTTGAAAAAGCCTCCCATTACGCAAAAACAATCTTATCAGTTAGGGGCGCGGGTACCAATCGAGATTTCGAAGACTTATAA
- a CDS encoding transposase: MPKKKLIRQGDFPYHVTTRNNNRDWFSIPMYEVWDICKEALIYAQEKEKVQINCFVLMSNHYHLLLTTPNENIDRFMMHFNWRISYLISLRTSRINHKFSNRYKWSIVTEQNYLYNVYRYIYQNPIRAGISEACIDYPYTSLHFSSFEAELFQYRPHIDYAGAKQLIERRYDTEFDDCIRKSLKKSYFTPKQSISALYLKRLKDFKITI, encoded by the coding sequence ATGCCAAAAAAGAAACTAATCCGCCAAGGAGATTTTCCTTACCATGTAACAACACGAAATAATAACCGAGACTGGTTTAGCATTCCCATGTATGAAGTATGGGATATTTGTAAAGAGGCTTTGATTTATGCACAAGAAAAAGAAAAGGTACAAATAAACTGTTTTGTGCTCATGTCAAATCACTACCATCTGCTTCTAACGACACCAAATGAAAATATTGATCGTTTTATGATGCATTTTAACTGGCGAATTAGTTATTTAATCTCTTTGAGGACAAGTCGAATAAATCATAAATTTAGTAATCGATATAAGTGGTCAATCGTTACAGAACAAAATTATTTATATAATGTTTATCGCTATATTTATCAAAATCCAATACGAGCAGGAATCTCTGAAGCTTGTATTGATTATCCATATACATCACTACACTTTTCAAGTTTTGAGGCAGAACTATTTCAGTATCGTCCTCATATAGACTATGCTGGTGCTAAGCAGCTTATTGAAAGAAGATATGATACAGAATTTGATGATTGTATTCGGAAATCTTTAAAGAAGAGCTACTTCACTCCAAAACAAAGTATATCTGCACTATATCTAAAAAGACTCAAGGACTTCAAGATTACAATATAA
- a CDS encoding response regulator, giving the protein MATNILFVDDEEALLELIAMIFEEDVLDGKFKTNFALSGKDALKKLNSEEGKDISVLVTDINMPYLSGFELVKQVKINFPNILIYMMSAYEDQKTLEEVRMLDIKHYFNKPVDFIDLKRTIEEDVA; this is encoded by the coding sequence ATGGCGACTAATATCCTATTTGTAGATGATGAAGAGGCGCTTCTCGAATTAATTGCAATGATTTTTGAAGAGGATGTTTTAGATGGTAAGTTTAAAACGAACTTTGCTCTTTCTGGAAAAGATGCACTAAAGAAACTTAACAGTGAAGAAGGTAAGGATATATCTGTTCTTGTTACTGATATCAATATGCCTTACCTAAGTGGCTTTGAACTAGTTAAACAAGTAAAAATCAACTTCCCAAACATCCTAATTTACATGATGTCAGCATATGAAGACCAAAAAACCTTAGAAGAAGTAAGAATGCTTGATATCAAACACTACTTCAACAAGCCCGTGGACTTTATTGATTTAAAAAGAACAATTGAAGAAGACGTTGCTTAA
- a CDS encoding PAS domain-containing protein: MENKLNLDILLENIDGIAYRCLNDKNWTMLFMTSGVERILGYKAEEFINNKELSFSDIFHPEDLPRVWNEVQLAIDNKTFFTIEYRIRHKKGHYIYVWEQGIGIFENDEFVALEGYICDITIKKLTEIELMDIVEKQAKELLKKKEGEIERANFQRILDLTKGMAHELKNPLTLTLNSYQILRAELFRKEQRQERIETLLTVMRDANKRINDIVETIDLTFRSVSNVKELYNVKKLIDKSISIELKQEFKEQEIKLILPKNIQDYNLFITGPNFIQAFKNILKNSINAIKEAKDGIKKEIKISIEVNKMSQALMIKIYDTGVGISEDYVKSITLPFFSSTSQKTGGGLGLAIAKFLLQSDRIDISFVSDIGHWTEVILNIPKERWRHSDGD, encoded by the coding sequence GTGGAAAACAAGCTTAATCTCGACATACTACTAGAGAATATTGATGGCATTGCCTATCGATGCCTAAATGATAAGAACTGGACAATGCTCTTTATGACCTCAGGAGTAGAAAGAATTCTAGGTTATAAGGCCGAAGAGTTTATCAATAATAAAGAATTGTCCTTTTCAGATATTTTCCATCCAGAGGATTTACCAAGAGTTTGGAATGAAGTGCAGTTGGCCATCGACAACAAGACGTTCTTTACTATCGAATATCGTATAAGGCATAAAAAAGGTCACTATATCTATGTATGGGAGCAAGGAATTGGTATATTTGAAAATGATGAATTTGTGGCACTAGAAGGTTATATTTGTGATATCACCATAAAAAAACTTACCGAAATCGAACTTATGGACATTGTCGAAAAACAGGCCAAAGAATTATTAAAAAAGAAAGAAGGCGAAATTGAAAGGGCCAACTTTCAGCGTATTCTTGATCTTACAAAGGGCATGGCCCACGAACTAAAAAACCCATTAACACTTACATTGAACTCATATCAAATCCTAAGGGCCGAGTTATTTCGAAAAGAGCAAAGACAAGAAAGAATTGAAACCTTACTTACAGTTATGAGAGATGCTAATAAACGCATTAATGATATTGTCGAAACAATTGATCTAACATTCCGCTCTGTCTCCAATGTTAAAGAACTATATAATGTAAAGAAGCTTATCGATAAAAGTATTTCAATTGAATTAAAACAAGAATTTAAAGAACAAGAAATAAAACTTATTCTTCCCAAAAATATTCAAGATTATAATTTATTTATTACAGGGCCAAACTTCATTCAGGCCTTTAAAAATATTTTAAAAAATTCAATCAATGCTATTAAAGAAGCAAAAGATGGTATTAAAAAAGAGATAAAGATTAGTATTGAAGTGAACAAAATGAGTCAGGCACTCATGATCAAGATATACGACACCGGAGTTGGTATATCTGAAGACTATGTTAAAAGTATTACTCTCCCATTCTTCTCTTCAACATCACAGAAGACAGGAGGAGGTCTTGGCCTTGCTATTGCAAAGTTTCTACTTCAAAGTGATAGAATTGATATTTCATTTGTAAGTGACATTGGACACTGGACAGAGGTAATTCTAAACATCCCTAAAGAAAGATGGAGGCATAGTGATGGCGACTAA
- a CDS encoding universal stress protein: MKKLVICSDLHEGSEKNIRSGYNFAKALGLKPSLYHIDTISPQLERQFHASSTRSRRIKDPVWNKNIEETSLEMVNATLGRLNISKEDIDFENFEGSINEGIEHLSEDSEMEILSVGASHHGDLHRFFLNTFAEKSLFNLKRDVLINKSGVDNFKRITYLIPYESLDKDDLAKVANLARCNNAKVHMDCIVPLNFVSYNLEVFPEGPYPREIIANEMSELHKGAEDELQKAVAILKEEGVNANYTLKMILNADPGQRLEELVKEEKTDLVVIKPQHYIFDHLSLGSITLDIMKNTDCNLYLLHV, from the coding sequence ATGAAAAAATTGGTTATCTGTTCAGACCTTCATGAAGGTTCTGAAAAAAATATTCGTTCAGGTTATAATTTTGCAAAAGCACTTGGTTTAAAGCCCTCGCTCTATCACATCGATACAATTTCACCACAACTCGAAAGACAATTTCATGCATCATCTACTCGCTCTAGAAGAATAAAGGACCCTGTGTGGAATAAAAATATTGAAGAGACGTCATTAGAAATGGTGAATGCAACCCTAGGTCGTCTTAATATAAGTAAAGAAGATATCGATTTTGAAAATTTTGAAGGTTCAATCAATGAGGGGATTGAACATTTAAGTGAAGACTCTGAAATGGAAATTCTATCAGTTGGTGCTAGTCACCATGGTGATCTTCATCGCTTTTTTCTAAATACATTTGCTGAAAAATCTCTCTTTAATTTAAAAAGGGATGTTCTTATCAATAAATCAGGTGTCGATAATTTTAAAAGAATAACCTATCTCATTCCCTACGAATCTCTTGATAAAGATGATTTAGCTAAAGTTGCTAATTTGGCAAGATGTAACAATGCCAAAGTGCATATGGACTGTATCGTTCCACTAAATTTTGTTAGCTATAACTTAGAAGTTTTTCCTGAAGGGCCGTATCCTAGAGAAATTATAGCTAATGAAATGTCTGAACTTCATAAAGGTGCAGAGGATGAATTACAAAAAGCGGTAGCAATTTTAAAAGAAGAAGGTGTAAATGCAAATTATACTTTAAAAATGATTCTTAATGCTGATCCAGGACAACGTTTAGAGGAGCTAGTTAAAGAAGAGAAGACAGACCTTGTCGTGATAAAACCACAACATTATATTTTTGATCATCTCTCTCTAGGAAGCATAACATTAGATATTATGAAGAATACTGACTGTAACTTATATCTTCTACATGTTTAA